The genomic stretch ATACTGAAATTAATAAATATGTTCAGGACAATAAGCTCGCTATTTTGGCACAGCCCATTCCGGCTGATAATACACCGATTGATTTGGATGTGAACGACCCGCAGGATTATGAATTTCCGTTTGAAATTGGGTTGCAACCCGATGTGAATATCGACCCGAAAAGCATTACTGTAAAACGCTATCAGGTTGAAATTACGGATAAGATGATTGATGAAGAAATCGACCGTTTACAATCCCGTTTCGGAGAATATACAACACCTGAAACTGTTGATAATGCAGACAATATCATCAGTGCAAGTATTGAAGTCGTTGGCGAAGAAAACAAAGGCGACACGGCTTTCAATCTGAAGGATGTTGCTAAAACTCAACAAAAATTATTTACCGGTAAAAAAGTCGGCGACGAAATTACCGTTCAGCTTGGCAAAGCTTTTAAAGACGATATTCTTGCACGTGTTTTGAGCGATTTAAAACTGGACAAAGACAGCAAAGACGATGCGAAAAAAGAAGCAAAACTGACGATTACAAAAATCGGATTGTTGAACAAAGCCGAACTGAATGAAGACTTCTTCAAAAAAGTTTACGCAGCAAAAGAAATTAAAACGGAAGCAGAGTTTCGCGATGCTTTGAAAGATGATTTGAGCGCTTATTTTGCACAGCAGGCAAGCGCGCAAATTCACGACCAGATTTATCATCAGTTAGTTGACCATACAACTTTGGATTTCCCTGAAACATTTTTGAAGCGCTGGATTGTTGTAAGCGGCGAAGGGAAAAAAACTGAGGAAGATGCAGAGAAAGAATATCCTGCATTTGCAAAGCAATTGCAATGGGCATTGATTTCTTCAAAACTCAGCAGCGACAACAATGTGAGTGTGGACGTAAACGAGATTAAAGATTTCGCACGCGGCCAGTTGCTCGGCTATCTTGGCGGACAAATGGGCTTGAATGGCGATGAATCATGGTTGGACGATTATACCAACCGTATGCTGAACGACAGAAAGTTTGTAGATGATGCGCACAATCAAATCCGCATTACAAAATTGTTCAGTGAACTGGAAAAACAGGTAAATGCAAATGACGAAAGCATTTCTGAAGAAGCATTTACAAAAATGTTACAGGAGCATAGTCATGAACATCAACACGAGCATGAACACGCTCATTAAGTAAAAATAGAGAATGGTTTGTCAGATACAAATCATGAACGATAAACAGAAAATCTACCTTGCGAAAGCAGGGTAGATTTTTTTGTTGGAAAAATCAGATTCTATTTATCATTTCTTTATAAAAAGTTACCTTATTTTTGTTTGCATTGGTCATGAAAAAAATACTCGCAATCCTTTGTCTTATCATTTTCAGCTTTCAGGTAATTCCTGTAAAAGCTGTCGGCAAATTGTTGTCGAGCGGACAAATAACCGAAGATGTACAGCATGCCGATACGCCTGTAAAACAAATGACAGATGATGATTCGCTAAGCAAATTCTGGACGTCGCATCACTATTTTGCGGTAAGTTCCCCGTCATCTTTTTCTCTCTCAAAACGATTTTATATCACTGATGATGCATTGATAAAATGCCATCATCTTGAAGTATTGCTTCAGCCGCCCAATGCCTGATTTGAGTATTTCTATTTTGTATTTACGAACTGCTTCGTAAGTAATTTTTAAGCACACATTTTAATTGAATTATTTGCTCGAAAGTCGTGTTATGCTTTTGCATTTGCGGTATTAGGCATTGCTGCTGCAATGGTGTGTTGCTATTTGTTCATCTCAAATCATCAGTATATTATGACCTCCAAAAAATCATTGTTTGGAAATCTAAAAAACGATTTAATTGCCGGAATCATCGTTTTTCTTATAGCGTTGCCGTTGTGTCTCGGTATTGCGCAGGCATCCGGAGCGCCTTTATTTTCGGGCATTGTAGCCGGAATTATCGGCGGTATTGTCATTGGTTCGTTAAGCAAATCACAGTTAAGCGTAAGCGGACCTGCGGCGGGTTTGGTAGCAATTATCTTAGTAGGAATAGAACAGGTTGGCGGATTTGAATTTCTGCTTTGTGCTTTTATCATTGCAGGTGCAATCCAGCTGTTACTGGGATTTTTGCGTGCGGGAAGCGTAGCTAATTATTTCCCCACGAACGTAATTGAAGGAATGTTGGCAGGTATCGGGCTTACAATTATCATCAAGCAGATTCCGGATGCTGTTGGTTTTTCAAAAACAGGAATGGAAGATGCGGACGATGGATTTTCGCTTAACACAATTGCCAATTCATTGGAACACGTTCATACAGGCTCTGTCATTATAGCGCTGGCAGGAGTTGCGATTCTGGCGTTGTGGGCAAGTAGGAGAATGAAAAAATACCAGATTATACCTGCCGGTTTGTTGGTTGTTGTGATTGGAACTTTGTTGAACACAGTGTTCAAAGCTGTTTTTCCCTCGCTGTACATTACGGAAAAACATCTGGTACAGCTTCCTGTTCCTGAGTCTGCATCGGCATTTTTTCAACAATTTAAGCTGCCCGATTTTAGCGGCTTCGCAAATCCTGTGGTGTGGACTACGGGCATTGTAATCGCTATTGTTGCATCGATAGAAACTTTGCTGTGCATCGAAGCAACAGATAAACTCGACCCGATGAAACGTTATACACCGGGCGATGTGGAACTGAAAGCGCAAGGCATCGGAAATATACTGAGTGGATTGATTGGCGGTTTACCGATAACATCGGTAATTGTGCGCTCTTCGGCAAACATCAACGCAGGGGCGAAGTCTAAATTGTCGGCAATTATTCATGGTGTATTATTACTGGTTTGCGTAGCTACTATTCCTTTCGTTTTAAACCTCATTCCTAAAGCGGCGTTAGCTGCCATATTGATTTACACAGGTTTCAGGCTCTGTCGACCTGCCATTTTCAAACATATGTGGCACGCCGGTTTGTCGCAGTTTTTACCTTTTTTAATTACGGCTGTTGCGGTGGTTGCGCTGGATTTGTTGAAAGGCGTGGGATTGGGATTAATCATTAGTGTCTTCTATATTTTGCGGAATAATTTGCGCATTCCTTATTTCTATCAGCGTATCAAATTCAAAACGGGCGATGATGTTATCCGCCTGAAACTGGCACAGGAAGTATCTTTTTTGAATAAAGCAAGCATTAAGAAAACGCTGGAAAGTATTCAGGAAGGAAGTGTTGTAATTCTGGATGCTTCACAAACGGAATATATTGATTATGATGTGCTGGAAGTTATCCGTGAATTTCAACAAACAAAAGCGCCCGGGAAAGAAATCAAAATGTCGTTGGTCGGGTTTAAGAACACGTATAAAATTCCGTCGAATGTCCACATTAATGAAATTGAAGAACATCTGGAAGATAAGGAAGTGAGCGAAAAGACGGCAGGTAAGCACAAGAAACTGTTGCGCCAATTGCAGGTACAGCAAGGGTTTTAGTAAAAATTTCTTTAATCAAAATTATTTCACACATGGCTATCAATAAAATAAATCATATACCTGTTAATGCTCAGGAAGCATTGCGTTTTTTGAAAGAAGGCAACAACAGATTTGTCAATAACATCAGTAAAAACCGCGACTTATTGCAAAAGGTTTTAGAAACAAAAGAAGAGCAAAGACCTTTCGCGGCAATTCTCAGTTGTATGGATTCGCGCGTGCCTGCTGAACTGATTTTTGACCAGGGTATCGGCGATATTTTCAGTATCAGAATTGCGGGAAATATTATTTCGGAGAATGTCCTTGGTTCGCTCGAATACGCGGTGGAAGTCGCAGGTTCAAAGCTGATTGTTGTAATGGGACATACCAATTGCGGCGCTATCAAAGGAGCGTGCGACAATATACGCTTAGGAAACCTGTCGGCATTGATTGATAAAATTGCTCCTGCGATTTACAGGGAAACATCGGTAACGCACGATAGAAACAGCCATAATCATGAGTTTGTGAACAAAGTTGCGCACTTGAATGTGCATCATAGCGTTGAGATGATTCTTAAACAAAGCCCGATGATTAAAAAACACTGTGAACAACACGATGTATTACTGGTGGCTGCGATGTATGATGTAGCCTCGGGAATTGTGCATTTTCATGATGCACAAGATGAATTGATAAAGCTGCGTAAAGCGGTGTGAGCAATTCACTAACCTATGATTTACTTCAGCCCGCGATTTAAACCGTGGGCTTTTGAATGTATGCTGTGCGCGGCGTCTCGCCGCGCATCTTTATTTTGTCGGCTCTTGCCGGCAATTGCCATGAGGCAATAGAACAATCATGTGAAGCGAAGACACTTCACACAACATTATTTTTATCTTCAAAAAAATATTTTCAAATCTCTTGTAACAAATTTGAACCATCATCTACTATTCTATTAAACGCTTTTAATTTGAGCCGACGAGAACAAGAAGAAGCATTTGCAAAAATGGTAAAGGAACACGAGCTTTTGATAATGAAAGTTTGTCGCGTATATGCGTACGACGTACATGACAGGCAGGATTTATTTCAGGAAATCGTGATTCAACTTTGGAAAGCATTTCCCAATTTTAAAGGGCAATCCAAAGTAAGTACCTGGATGTATAAAATCGCGATTTATACAGCCATTGCAGGGCTTCGGAAACAAAAATCTTTCATCCGTTACAGCGACCCGCAGCAGCTTCCGCAAGACAGCGTTTATGTTCCTTACGACGAAACAAAGGATAAACAGCTTGAGGAACTGTACCGCGCAATTGCGCAACTCGACGAGATTGAAAAAGCTATTGTAATGCTTTATCTCGAAGGAAAAACGTATGACGAAATGGAAGAAATTATGGGTATCTCGTCGGGAAATTTAAGAGTGAAAGTCAGCAGAATTAAAGACAAATTGAAACAAATTATTAAACAATAACATTATGGAATTAGATGACTTAAAGCAAGCCTGGCAACAGCAAACGCCCGAAGACATTGATGTCCGTAATAATAAAAATATTATTGACATGATAAAATATAAACGTTATGGACCTGTTGCGTCCATTAGAAGTATTTTCGGAAGGGCTTTTTGGTTAGCACCTATAATGGCAGGCATAATCATATTTATGATTGTAAATAAGGACACAAGAAACGATATATTAATGTGGAGCTTAATCCTTATTCTTGTTCCGATTCTAATATTTTATTTTTATTGGTATAAAAAATTAGGAAAAATACAGCATGACGAAAATCCTATTAAAGGCACTCTTGAAAACAATGTGATAAGATTGGAAAAAGGTTTGAAAATATTGTATTTTTCTACAAACTTGCTCGCATTTCTGTTGTTGATATGTATTATGGAGTTGCCAATATTTTTAAATCACAAAACATCCGGATATAATTGGTGGCGGCAAAACGTACCTGTTTATCTGAGATGTTTAGCCTATTTAGCTTTCGGAGTTTACGCATATTTTTCAAGCAAAAAAACACAATACAGATTTTTTGGTCAGCACATCGACTACCTGAAAGAATTGCTTCGCAAAATGGAATAAAGAACACGCTCGCACGTCATTCCGAATTTATTTCGGAATCTAAAAACAAAAGACATCGTTATCGGAGATTCATGCTGTTCGGGATTTGCAATCCCGAACGACTATCTCTGCATTTGCAATGCACAAAATAAATACGGATTGAAAATCCGCCGATAAGGCTTCGGCATTGCAAATGCCGAAGAGCTACTCACACAAATTTTCCTCAAACATTATTTAAACAAGTAAACAATGAAACAATTTATTGTACTGTTTTTCTCATGCCTTGTCATCAGCGCGAATGCGCAAACAGGCAAAATATTCGGAACGATAAAAGATTCCGCAACACATAAAATATTATCGCAGGCAACTGTTCAATTAAGTTCTGTTGAAAATCATTTTATTGCCGTGAAACTTAGTGATAGCAATGGTTTTATAAAATTCGATAGTTTGAAATTTGGTCATTATTTTCTTAAAATAAGTTTCGTAGGCTATTCAATTTTTACAAAAGAAAATATTGTTTTGACTAAAGAAAATAATACAATTGATTTACAAACTATTTTATTAAAAGCCGCGAATGCGGAAATGAATGAAGTAACCGTCAATTCAAAAATTCCTTTCATTTCACAAACGCCCGATAAGATTACGCTTAACATTGCAAGCAGTCCGATTGCCGCAGGCGGAAATGTATATGATGCCATTTTGCGCACGCCCGGAATGATAGAACAAAGCAATGCACTTTCGTTTCGCGGGCAAAGTAATGTGGAAGTTTTAATCAATGGTCGTCCGTCAAATCTTTCGGGCGACGATTTGAAAAATATGCTGAGTAATATGCCTGCAAACCGCGTGGAAAAAATTGAAGTATTGCCGAATCCTTCTGCGAAATACGATGCAACCGCGGGAACAATCGTGAATATTATTCTTGCCAAAAATCAAAACTACGGCGCAAATTATACATTCACAGGCGGCGCGGGCGCAGGTAAATATTTTTGGGGAAATGCAGGTTTGGATTTTAATTACCGCAACCAAAAGATGAATGTTTACGGCGGTTACAGCTACACGCACAACAAACAATATTATGATGATAACACGTTTACTTCTTTAAGCAATTATTCCGTAAACGACCATGAACACGAAGTGCGCAGCAGGCATAATAATTCATACAATTTAGGAACGGATTTTTACCTGAATAAAAAATCAACGATTGGTTTTATGGTAAACGGTTATTACAATCAAAGAGACAGAAATGTAATGGATAATTCTGTTCTGCATATCAATGATGCTGATTCTGCATCAAGCGTTGCGACGAAAGGCAAAGCGCGTTTTTCCAATCCTTCGGTAAATGTGTATTATCAAACTACGTTTGATTCCGTTGGAAATTCTTTGACCGTTAATGCCGATTATTTCAATTACACCAAACATTGGTCGGACGATTATGTAACCACTTATGATAATCAAATTTCGCCAACTTATATGCGTGATAATTCTCCCGCGAACAACAATGTTTATGCGCTTTCCGCTGATTTTACGCATCCTGCGAAAAAAGCAACTTGGGACTTCGGCGTAAAATCTACTTATACAAAAACAGACAATAATATTCTTTGGGAAAATTTAATCAATAATGATTGGCAAATCGATGCTACGAAAACCAATCATTTTATTTACACGGAAAATATCAACGCGGCATACATTAATTATACGCGAATGATTAAGAAACTTCGGCTGCAACTCGGTTTGCGCGGCGAACAAACCAACACAACGGGAAATTTAGTTACGACAAATGAAAAGACCGATAAACATTATTTCAATCTCTTCCCGACCATTGGATTGATGTATATGAAAAATAGGAACAGCATTTTCAGCCTGAATTATAAAAGTTCCATTTATCGGTTTGATTATAATGTTGTCAATCCGTTTATTATTTATCAAAATCAGTACACATATTCGCAAGGCAATCCAAACATTCAACCTATGTTGATTGACAGGTTTAGTTTTGGTTATGTTTATCATCAGTTTTTGAGTGTGAGCGCAGGTTACGCGCACGTAAGGCGCCTGATTTCTTTGGAATATCTGCAAGGCGAAAACAATACGGTTATCCAGTCTTACGGCAATTTGAACCATAGCAATTCTTATACGCTTACGGTTGCGGCGCAAAAGCAAATCGGCGCGTGGCAAACAGTTTTGACGGGCATTGGCGGTTATGTGCATTATGTAAATTCCAATGCAACAGAAGCAATCAATAACAGTTGGCTCGGAATAATTCAATGGCAAAATAATTTCAATTTTAAACATGGTTGGAGTGCTGAAGAAAATTCATCATATAGTTCTCCGATGGCTTCCGGCGCAACGAAGATTGCGCATTTATTCAACAACAGCGCGGGTTTCAGCAAATCGCTATTCAAAGGTGCTGGCAATTTGAAGCTTTCCGTAACGGATATGTTTAATTCTGCAAAACCGAAAATTGTTTATAACAATCAGAGAATTATTACGAATACAAATTCGCATGATGAAACACGTTTTGTAAATCTTACATTCAAATACAAATTTGGCAACAGACGAGTAAAAGCAAAATCACAAAGGGAAACAGGCGTGAGCGATTTGCAGCAAAGAATGGGAAATTAATTTCTTCGCGTATGTGTAACGGAGCATAAGATGTATATTCGCAATACATAAATTGTCTATTATGTCTGCAAGAAATCAAATCGTACATCACGTTTTCTTTTGGTTGAAAAATCCTTTGTCCGTAGATGATGCGGCGCAGCTTATCGACGGACTTAAAACGCTGAAAGCTATTCCGCAAATAAAAAATTTATTGATAGGCACGCCGGCATCAACCATGAAAAGAGATGTTGTAGATAACAGTTTTCAGGTCTCGGAACTGATGTATTTCGATGATGTCGAAGACCAGGATATTTACCAAACGCATCCTGTCCACGTAGCCTTTGTAGAAAAATATGGTCATCTGTGGAACAAGGTCGTTGTTTATGATATGATTGCGAATGAACCGGAAGAATAAGATAATGTAGATATCAAATCTTTTTCCGAAGGCTGTTTTTCTATTGTTGATGAACTCCATTGAAAAAAGATACCATCTGTTCCAATCCGTTTTTTGCAAACATTCTTTCTGTGTTTTCCAAAGTGCCTTGCGTGGCTTCTGCGCCGCGTGCGACCATGTCTTTTTCAAAATATGCGATAGCGGTTTTAATGTCTGCAAATTTTCCATTGGTCAAAACTTCTGCCAATTCAAAAGAGTCTTGCATGGCTACATTGGCGCCTTCGCCCGCGAATGGGGGCATTCGATGCGTCGCATCGCCAATCATGGTAAGGTTTTCCTGCGTTTCCCAACTTTGATTGAACGGAAAATAATATTGCGGACGAGGCGTAAAAGTTACTTCATCATTCGTGAAAAGTTCGTACCATTTTTCATTCCAATCTGCAAACTCTTTTTTAAACCAGTCAAAAACCTGTTGTTTATTGTTGAAGTCAATGCCGCTTTCTTTTAACCAGTTTTCGTGCGTTTTGAAAGCTGCTATCGCCATAATCGAGCCGTCTGCTTTTGTACCAAAGCCAAGCATTTGCTCGTTGTCGAAGCACATTATTTTTCCGCCTTTTGTAGCCGTCAGAAGTTGCGGTATGTTTTTTTCTGCGTGGTCAATATCAATTTGTATCAACGTAATGCCCGAATAAATTGGTTTTATATCACTTAAGTACGGACGGATTTTTGAATTGGCGCCATCGGCAGCAACTACCAAATCGGCATAAGCCGAAGTACCATTTTTGAAATGAATGCGCCAACCGTTTTTTTCTTTTTCCATAGAAATAAAATTGCTGTTCCATACGACTGTCGAGGGTTTCAGCGAATCGAGCAAAATGTCGCGTAAGGGTGCGCGGTCAATTTCGGGACGCGTTTCCGCCGTTATTTTTGCGAAATTTTTTTCGTCAAATTTTATGTTGAGCTTTCTGTCAGCCAACAACATTTTACTTGCATCGGGACGATGATGTTTGTAAAATTCATCCAGCAAACCCGCGCGTTTCATGGCTTCCAAACCCGTACCTTCGTGCAAGTCCAAGGTAGAGCCTTGTACACGAATATCACGGCTAAAATCTCGTTCGTAAACTTTTACATCAACATCTTTCAGTTGTAATAACCTTGCCAAAGTCAAGCCGGCCATACCGCCGCCCACAATGGCGACTTGTTTATTTTGTAGTAACATAATTCTGCATTTTATTTCGATGCAAAATTATTGTAGCGCAGATGCTGAAAATAGTAAAAATCGGACGTTTTTATTTTTTCGGAATGTGCTCTTGCAAAAAATATTATTCCGTTTATTCACTTAAGTGAAAAATGGTTTGAACTTTTCGGCGAAAATTTGCAGTATAAAAAATTAAAATATGGGACTATCAAATTTGGGTATTTTTCATACCATTATCGGTATCGCTGCAATTATTGCAGGTGTCGTTTCGTTCGTTCGGTTTGGAAAAATCAATCTTCAAAACCTTACGGGAAAAATTTATTTCTACGGAACATTGGTTACTTCGGTTACGGCTTTGGGAATTTACAAACATGGCGGCTTTAATGCAGGGCACGTTTTGTCTTTGCTCATCATTGTGTTGGTTATTGCAGCGTTTTTTCTTCACACAAAAAAAACAAAAAGTAACAAGGCGCGGTATTTTGAAAACTTTTTTCTGTCGTTCAGCTTTTTCCTGTCAATGGTGCCTACAATCAACGAAACGCTTACGCGCGTTCCTGTAGGAAAGCCTTTTGCATCAAGTCCTAAAGACCCGATTGTTATCAATTCTTTACTTGTTACATTTATTCTGTTTATTATTGGTTCGGTTTACCAAATTATCAAACAAAGGAAAATCAATAAAAATCTGTAGGCAGGCTAAACAATTTCTATATTTACAAAAAAGTTTTGCCGGATAAAATAGAAATACTGCGGAATGCCCTCGCTCAATTTGCCGAACTTAATGATGAAGATTTAGCGGCAAGTTTACCTTTGTGGCGAAAACGCAGCATTGCCAAAAATGATTTTTATAACAAGCAAAATATTGTGTGTAAAGATTTGGGCATTGTTACCAAAGGAATTTTCAGAATTTATTATTATGATGAAGCAACGGAGGAAGAGAAAAATATTTTCTTTTTCTCCGAAAACCAGTTTGT from Arachidicoccus sp. BS20 encodes the following:
- a CDS encoding RNA polymerase sigma factor — translated: MSRREQEEAFAKMVKEHELLIMKVCRVYAYDVHDRQDLFQEIVIQLWKAFPNFKGQSKVSTWMYKIAIYTAIAGLRKQKSFIRYSDPQQLPQDSVYVPYDETKDKQLEELYRAIAQLDEIEKAIVMLYLEGKTYDEMEEIMGISSGNLRVKVSRIKDKLKQIIKQ
- a CDS encoding SulP family inorganic anion transporter, yielding MTSKKSLFGNLKNDLIAGIIVFLIALPLCLGIAQASGAPLFSGIVAGIIGGIVIGSLSKSQLSVSGPAAGLVAIILVGIEQVGGFEFLLCAFIIAGAIQLLLGFLRAGSVANYFPTNVIEGMLAGIGLTIIIKQIPDAVGFSKTGMEDADDGFSLNTIANSLEHVHTGSVIIALAGVAILALWASRRMKKYQIIPAGLLVVVIGTLLNTVFKAVFPSLYITEKHLVQLPVPESASAFFQQFKLPDFSGFANPVVWTTGIVIAIVASIETLLCIEATDKLDPMKRYTPGDVELKAQGIGNILSGLIGGLPITSVIVRSSANINAGAKSKLSAIIHGVLLLVCVATIPFVLNLIPKAALAAILIYTGFRLCRPAIFKHMWHAGLSQFLPFLITAVAVVALDLLKGVGLGLIISVFYILRNNLRIPYFYQRIKFKTGDDVIRLKLAQEVSFLNKASIKKTLESIQEGSVVILDASQTEYIDYDVLEVIREFQQTKAPGKEIKMSLVGFKNTYKIPSNVHINEIEEHLEDKEVSEKTAGKHKKLLRQLQVQQGF
- a CDS encoding Dabb family protein; this translates as MSARNQIVHHVFFWLKNPLSVDDAAQLIDGLKTLKAIPQIKNLLIGTPASTMKRDVVDNSFQVSELMYFDDVEDQDIYQTHPVHVAFVEKYGHLWNKVVVYDMIANEPEE
- a CDS encoding trigger factor codes for the protein MATITRENIAPLNDKLIVKISKEDYLPEFEKSLKQYAKTANIQGFRKGMVPAGLIKKMYGPGIFNEQVIKTVDTEINKYVQDNKLAILAQPIPADNTPIDLDVNDPQDYEFPFEIGLQPDVNIDPKSITVKRYQVEITDKMIDEEIDRLQSRFGEYTTPETVDNADNIISASIEVVGEENKGDTAFNLKDVAKTQQKLFTGKKVGDEITVQLGKAFKDDILARVLSDLKLDKDSKDDAKKEAKLTITKIGLLNKAELNEDFFKKVYAAKEIKTEAEFRDALKDDLSAYFAQQASAQIHDQIYHQLVDHTTLDFPETFLKRWIVVSGEGKKTEEDAEKEYPAFAKQLQWALISSKLSSDNNVSVDVNEIKDFARGQLLGYLGGQMGLNGDESWLDDYTNRMLNDRKFVDDAHNQIRITKLFSELEKQVNANDESISEEAFTKMLQEHSHEHQHEHEHAH
- a CDS encoding FAD-dependent oxidoreductase gives rise to the protein MLLQNKQVAIVGGGMAGLTLARLLQLKDVDVKVYERDFSRDIRVQGSTLDLHEGTGLEAMKRAGLLDEFYKHHRPDASKMLLADRKLNIKFDEKNFAKITAETRPEIDRAPLRDILLDSLKPSTVVWNSNFISMEKEKNGWRIHFKNGTSAYADLVVAADGANSKIRPYLSDIKPIYSGITLIQIDIDHAEKNIPQLLTATKGGKIMCFDNEQMLGFGTKADGSIMAIAAFKTHENWLKESGIDFNNKQQVFDWFKKEFADWNEKWYELFTNDEVTFTPRPQYYFPFNQSWETQENLTMIGDATHRMPPFAGEGANVAMQDSFELAEVLTNGKFADIKTAIAYFEKDMVARGAEATQGTLENTERMFAKNGLEQMVSFFNGVHQQ
- a CDS encoding carbonic anhydrase — its product is MAINKINHIPVNAQEALRFLKEGNNRFVNNISKNRDLLQKVLETKEEQRPFAAILSCMDSRVPAELIFDQGIGDIFSIRIAGNIISENVLGSLEYAVEVAGSKLIVVMGHTNCGAIKGACDNIRLGNLSALIDKIAPAIYRETSVTHDRNSHNHEFVNKVAHLNVHHSVEMILKQSPMIKKHCEQHDVLLVAAMYDVASGIVHFHDAQDELIKLRKAV
- a CDS encoding outer membrane beta-barrel family protein is translated as MKQFIVLFFSCLVISANAQTGKIFGTIKDSATHKILSQATVQLSSVENHFIAVKLSDSNGFIKFDSLKFGHYFLKISFVGYSIFTKENIVLTKENNTIDLQTILLKAANAEMNEVTVNSKIPFISQTPDKITLNIASSPIAAGGNVYDAILRTPGMIEQSNALSFRGQSNVEVLINGRPSNLSGDDLKNMLSNMPANRVEKIEVLPNPSAKYDATAGTIVNIILAKNQNYGANYTFTGGAGAGKYFWGNAGLDFNYRNQKMNVYGGYSYTHNKQYYDDNTFTSLSNYSVNDHEHEVRSRHNNSYNLGTDFYLNKKSTIGFMVNGYYNQRDRNVMDNSVLHINDADSASSVATKGKARFSNPSVNVYYQTTFDSVGNSLTVNADYFNYTKHWSDDYVTTYDNQISPTYMRDNSPANNNVYALSADFTHPAKKATWDFGVKSTYTKTDNNILWENLINNDWQIDATKTNHFIYTENINAAYINYTRMIKKLRLQLGLRGEQTNTTGNLVTTNEKTDKHYFNLFPTIGLMYMKNRNSIFSLNYKSSIYRFDYNVVNPFIIYQNQYTYSQGNPNIQPMLIDRFSFGYVYHQFLSVSAGYAHVRRLISLEYLQGENNTVIQSYGNLNHSNSYTLTVAAQKQIGAWQTVLTGIGGYVHYVNSNATEAINNSWLGIIQWQNNFNFKHGWSAEENSSYSSPMASGATKIAHLFNNSAGFSKSLFKGAGNLKLSVTDMFNSAKPKIVYNNQRIITNTNSHDETRFVNLTFKYKFGNRRVKAKSQRETGVSDLQQRMGN